A genomic stretch from Coregonus clupeaformis isolate EN_2021a chromosome 23, ASM2061545v1, whole genome shotgun sequence includes:
- the LOC121536854 gene encoding ribosyldihydronicotinamide dehydrogenase [quinone] isoform X2 yields MPHKMAEKVLIVYAHQCTGSFNAAAKDAAVTALTAQGCKVEVSDLYAMKFKASATVDDITGEVKDAEHFQYGEETMLAWKEGRLSADITEEHCKLSEAELVIFQFPMYWFTVPAIMKGWMDRVLTLGFAYTSEKRYSQGIFKDKKAMLSFTTGSQESMFSANGINGDMNVTLWPLRNGILHYCGFQVLAPQIFWAPLHIPVEARDSMLEAWCTRLQGLLGEMPLTFTPSDSFDDMLLTFMPAPTEGLGVA; encoded by the exons ATGCCACACAAAATGG CCGAGAAGGTTCTGATCGTGTACGCCCACCAGTGTACTGGGTCATTTAACGCTGCAGCTAAAGATGCAGCTGTGACAGCTCTGACTGCTCAGGGCTGTAAGGTGGAGGTGTCTGACCTCTACGCCATGAAGTTTAAAGCCTCTGCTACTGTTGACGACATCACTG GGGAGGTGAAGGATGCTGAGCACTTCCAGTATGGAGAGGAGACCATGCTGGCATGGAAGGAGGGCCGACTCTCTGCTGATATCACTGAGGAACACTGCAAACTCTCTGAAGCGGAGCTTGTCATATTCCAG TTTCCTATGTACTGGTTCACTGTTCCTGCCATCATGAAGGGCTGGATGGACCGGGTGCTCACACTGGGATTTGCCTACACCTCAGAAAAGAGGTACAGCCAGGGCATCTTCAAG GACAAGAAAGCCATGCTGTCCTTCACCACTGGATCCCAGGAGTCTATGTTCAGTGCCAATGGTATCAATGGAGACATGAATGTCACCCTGTGGCCACTGCGG AATGGCATCCTGCACTACTGTGGTTTCCAGGTTCTGGCTCCTCAGATCTTCTGGGCTCCACTCCACATCCCCGTTGAGGCTCGAGACAGCATGCTGGAGGCATGGTGCACACGGCTGCAAGGGCTTCTCGGAGAAATGCCGCTTACCTTCACCCCCTCGGACAGCTTTGATG ACATGCTGCTGACCTTTATGCCTGCTCCCACTGAAGGGCTGGGTGTGGCTTGA
- the LOC121536854 gene encoding NAD(P)H dehydrogenase [quinone] 1 isoform X1: MPHKMAEKVLIVYAHQCTGSFNAAAKDAAVTALTAQGCKVEVSDLYAMKFKASATVDDITGEVKDAEHFQYGEETMLAWKEGRLSADITEEHCKLSEAELVIFQFPMYWFTVPAIMKGWMDRVLTLGFAYTSEKRYSQGIFKDKKAMLSFTTGSQESMFSANGINGDMNVTLWPLRNGILHYCGFQVLAPQIFWAPLHIPVEARDSMLEAWCTRLQGLLGEMPLTFTPSDSFDGGWGFHLKEDVQEKHAANEFGLSVGIHLGKPLPPNSQIKAGV, encoded by the exons ATGCCACACAAAATGG CCGAGAAGGTTCTGATCGTGTACGCCCACCAGTGTACTGGGTCATTTAACGCTGCAGCTAAAGATGCAGCTGTGACAGCTCTGACTGCTCAGGGCTGTAAGGTGGAGGTGTCTGACCTCTACGCCATGAAGTTTAAAGCCTCTGCTACTGTTGACGACATCACTG GGGAGGTGAAGGATGCTGAGCACTTCCAGTATGGAGAGGAGACCATGCTGGCATGGAAGGAGGGCCGACTCTCTGCTGATATCACTGAGGAACACTGCAAACTCTCTGAAGCGGAGCTTGTCATATTCCAG TTTCCTATGTACTGGTTCACTGTTCCTGCCATCATGAAGGGCTGGATGGACCGGGTGCTCACACTGGGATTTGCCTACACCTCAGAAAAGAGGTACAGCCAGGGCATCTTCAAG GACAAGAAAGCCATGCTGTCCTTCACCACTGGATCCCAGGAGTCTATGTTCAGTGCCAATGGTATCAATGGAGACATGAATGTCACCCTGTGGCCACTGCGG AATGGCATCCTGCACTACTGTGGTTTCCAGGTTCTGGCTCCTCAGATCTTCTGGGCTCCACTCCACATCCCCGTTGAGGCTCGAGACAGCATGCTGGAGGCATGGTGCACACGGCTGCAAGGGCTTCTCGGAGAAATGCCGCTTACCTTCACCCCCTCGGACAGCTTTGATGGTGGGTGGGGCTTCCATCTCAAAGAGGATGTCCAGGAGAAGCACGCAGCCAATGAGTTTGGCCTGTCTGTCGGAATCCACCTGGGCAAGCCGCTCCCACCCAACAGCCAGATCAAAGCTGGGGTGTGA